TCGCCCCCAGGTCCTCGGTCAGCTGAGGCAGCGCGGGCAGGTACATGTCGATGGTCAACGGTCCGAAGGCGGTCAGCCCGCCGAGGATGAGCGCGAACCGTGCCTTGCGGCGCAGAGTCGAATTGTCCGGGGCCGAAGCCTCCGCCGTGTTCGGCCGGTCGGTGGCGGGGTCGTGTGCGGCGGTGTCACTCGCCCGTGCGTCGCTCATTCGCCCAGACCTTCCGCTTTTCGGGGACTCCGGAACACTGACGATAAACGCGTTGGGGCGGTTCGTTATGCCCGCTCGCTCGAGCGGGGCGGTGAGTTTCGCCATCCGGCACGTTCCGTGTCCTCCGCGGACCGAGGTCCGGGCTCGGCCGTCGGGGCAGAATGCGACGATGCGGTGTGTGGCCAGACTGATCGAAGTGACCGATCCGGAGGACCCCGCGGTCGACGATTTCCGCGATTTGACCACGGCGGACCGCCGTCCCGACCGTCCCGGTGGACGCGGTCTGGTCATCGGGGAGGGACGACTGGTCGTCGAACGGTTGCTGGACTCGCCGTACCCGTTGCGCGGCCTGCTCGGTGAACGACGTCGTATCGACGCGTTGTCCGGGGTGTTGGAGGGGCTGGACGTGCCCGCCTACATCGTCGAGCCCGACGTGCTGGCCAAGATCGTGGGATTCCACCTCAACCGGGGCGTGCTCGCGGTGGCGGACCGACCTCCCGAGACCGATCCGGCGTGGTTGATCGAGAACTCCCGGCGGCTCGCCGTGCTGGAGGGCGTGGTCGACCACGAGAACCTGGGGGCGATGTTCCGCAACGCGGCCGGGCTCGGCCTGGACGGGGTGCTGCTCGGTCGGGGGTGCTCGGATCCGCTGTACCGCCGCAGCGTGCGGGTGTCCATGGGGCACGTGCTGCGGGTGCCCTTCGCGCGGCTGGATGACTGGCCCGCGGATCTGGGACTGCTCGAAGCAGCCGGTTTCCGCGTGGCCGCCCTGGCCCCCCGATCCGGATCCGTTCCCGTGGGCAAGGCCGACCTCTCCAGCGGAAAAGTCGCCGTGCTGCTCGGTTCGGAGGGGCCCGGACTGAGTGAGCAGGCACTGGATGCGGCCGATCTCACGGTGGGGATCCCGATGGCCAGAGGGGTGGACTCGCTGAACGTGGCGGCCTCGGCCGCGATCGTGTTCCACGCGATGGGCGAGGACCCTCCGGACTGAGGCCGCTGTTCGAGGGGGCCGCGACGCGGCGGGGCGCCGCTTCACGCGCGGCGTACCCGAACACCACCGAGGTCTTCCGGCTCGGGCGGACGGTTCGGGACGGGTTTTCTTCGGCGCAGGCGCCGGAACACGCCACCCGAGTCACCGGTAGCGCCAAGCGAACCGAGCCGTCGACCTCCCGAGAACCGTGGAGAGTGCTGTTGATCGGTACCGTCGCCGAAGAGCTGGAGCTGCGTGCGGGCCGGGCGGGCGCCGTGCTCGTGGACGCGAGCGGGACCCTGGGGCTGGCTCCCGAGCACACGGGGGCTTCCGAGAGACTGGTGGGGGCGTTGCGCGAGTGGGCCGAGGTGGTCGAACGGATGCGCCGCGGTGAGACCTCGGGGCGGAAGGTCGCCGAGGCGGCGACGCGGCGCGGGGAGCTGCTCGCGACCGAGCTGGCGACGGAGATCGGTGCGGCGCTCCGTTACAGAGACCCGGTGGACGGGCGACTCAGCCGTGTGGAACCGCGGGAGCGCGACCGGAACCGCAGGAGTCCGTCGAGCGGAGCGGCGAGCTCGGGGGAGGACGACGTTCCGTGGTTTCCGGGGCTGACGGTCGCCGCGATGGTGGCCGCGCTGACCGTGATCGCCCTGGTGGTGGTTTCCCTCGGTCTGGGAGAGGTGAGCCCGCTGCTCGCCATCGTGATCAACCTGGCCGTGGCCGGCGGGTTCACCCCTTCGATCTGGCTGGGCCGCGACGTGCCCACTTGGCGGTGGCCGGTGCTGGGACT
This genomic stretch from Actinopolyspora halophila DSM 43834 harbors:
- a CDS encoding TrmH family RNA methyltransferase, coding for MRCVARLIEVTDPEDPAVDDFRDLTTADRRPDRPGGRGLVIGEGRLVVERLLDSPYPLRGLLGERRRIDALSGVLEGLDVPAYIVEPDVLAKIVGFHLNRGVLAVADRPPETDPAWLIENSRRLAVLEGVVDHENLGAMFRNAAGLGLDGVLLGRGCSDPLYRRSVRVSMGHVLRVPFARLDDWPADLGLLEAAGFRVAALAPRSGSVPVGKADLSSGKVAVLLGSEGPGLSEQALDAADLTVGIPMARGVDSLNVAASAAIVFHAMGEDPPD
- a CDS encoding DUF2537 domain-containing protein: MLLIGTVAEELELRAGRAGAVLVDASGTLGLAPEHTGASERLVGALREWAEVVERMRRGETSGRKVAEAATRRGELLATELATEIGAALRYRDPVDGRLSRVEPRERDRNRRSPSSGAASSGEDDVPWFPGLTVAAMVAALTVIALVVVSLGLGEVSPLLAIVINLAVAGGFTPSIWLGRDVPTWRWPVLGLACGIVLSWVVLPLSLLG